A genomic region of Procambarus clarkii isolate CNS0578487 chromosome 30, FALCON_Pclarkii_2.0, whole genome shotgun sequence contains the following coding sequences:
- the LOC138369940 gene encoding cilia- and flagella- associated protein 210-like encodes MGKVTESRNCTYFGCYGVHTYALVAMKLKLELANAERERLKEQAAFEKETLQRKEREATLEREREKEALQLLKELAALQREQVEFQRERERKQLELKEHDLEIQREHDKKQAASALDHRRAAVTLSTIASETDYQELKQAVLDAYLLSTETYRRKFGDYLKESTTTYRYNTEAPLLHYLQECEATEALHIKLNIIQKTAAALDANSTVTTRIRKTVEEWDSLRSILHLHPPPR; translated from the exons atgggtaaAGTAActgaaagtcgaaattgtacttactttggctgctatggagtCC ACACGTACGCCTTGGTAGCCATGAAATTGAAGCTAGAACTCGCTAACGCCGAACGTGAACGTCTGAAAGAACAAGCTGCCTTTGAAAAGGAAACTCTCCAGAGGAAGGAACGTGAAGCTACCTTAGAACGTGAGCGTGAAAAGGAAGCTCTTCAGCTCCtgaaagaactagctgccctacaaCGAGAGCAGGTTGAAttccaacgtgagcgtgagaggaAACAGCTTGAATTAAAAGAACacgacctggagatacaacgtgaacacgataagaagcaagccgCCAGTGCTCTAGACCACC gtagagctgcagtgactCTCAGTACTATAGCATCTGAAACCGACTACCAGGAACTGAAGCAAGCAGTGCTcgatgcctacctcctctccaccgaGACCTATAGACGTAAGTTCGGGGATTACCTTAAAGAAAGTACTACCACTTATCGATATAACactgaggcgccactattgcactacttacaggAATGTGAGGCCACTgaagccctgcacatcaaactcaacattattcaaaagacagcagctgcattagatgcaaattccacTGTGACTACAAGGATTAGAAAAACCGTTGAGGAGTGGGACTCACTacggagcattctgcatctacatccgccaccaagataa